The following coding sequences lie in one Megalodesulfovibrio gigas DSM 1382 = ATCC 19364 genomic window:
- a CDS encoding Rossmann-like domain-containing protein: MNARHRQILDAIRTDLHRIPETVVMRAACATMGHGQMVGILARPAEGAPEDSRAGLGAIPPEVQGRPCAAPEAGASCRELAAPLLSGEAVLSHAASWALAAVNASLPTPAGARTVKGQDIMRQLGTGRNVTVVGHFPFVERMADEFASFHVLERNPRPGDLDNRDGHAAAAVLPEADVAVITGTTLLNGTLGTLLELLPAGCTVILLGPSTPFAPSLLECGIHVLAGAAVIRPAETLDAVARGSCFRSLPGVSHLVWPGAGT; this comes from the coding sequence ATGAACGCACGTCATCGCCAGATTCTCGACGCCATCCGCACCGATCTGCATCGGATTCCTGAAACCGTCGTGATGCGCGCCGCCTGCGCCACCATGGGCCATGGGCAGATGGTGGGCATTCTGGCGCGTCCTGCCGAGGGTGCGCCGGAGGACTCCCGCGCCGGCCTGGGAGCCATTCCCCCGGAAGTGCAGGGGAGGCCCTGCGCTGCGCCGGAAGCGGGCGCATCCTGCCGGGAGCTGGCCGCGCCGTTGTTGTCCGGCGAGGCGGTCCTCTCCCATGCCGCCAGCTGGGCCCTGGCTGCGGTGAACGCCAGCCTGCCCACCCCGGCCGGGGCCAGGACGGTGAAGGGGCAGGACATCATGCGCCAGCTCGGCACGGGCCGCAACGTGACCGTGGTGGGACATTTTCCGTTTGTGGAGCGCATGGCCGACGAGTTCGCCAGCTTTCACGTCCTGGAGCGAAATCCCCGTCCTGGTGATCTGGACAACCGCGATGGCCACGCTGCCGCAGCGGTGTTGCCCGAGGCCGACGTGGCCGTCATCACCGGCACCACGCTGCTCAACGGGACATTGGGCACGCTGCTGGAACTGCTGCCGGCGGGCTGCACGGTGATTCTGCTGGGGCCGTCCACTCCGTTTGCGCCGTCATTGCTGGAATGCGGCATCCACGTGCTGGCCGGCGCGGCAGTCATCCGCCCGGCGGAAACGCTGGACGCAGTGGCCCGTGGCAGTTGCTTCCGCAGCCTGCCGGGCGTGTCGCATCTGGTTTGGCCCGGGGCAGGGACGTAA
- the glyS gene encoding glycine--tRNA ligase subunit beta — translation MSCFVFEIGFEEMPSRFLPGIVEQLSQYFRAALAEAELPHGELVCHATPRRVALLVHGLAEAQPLREETVMGPPVKVALDGAGAPTKAGLGFAKSQQVEFEQCMIVSTDKGDYLAVQKTVGGKATLEALPALCATALESIHFPKKMRWGSADFTFGRPVRWLLALLDGEVVPFEAAGLVSGRQTRGHRVHGMGPWDVPTAADYLRLLEEQGKVVLEGERRKAIVRQEGDALAAAADGRIVWRDRLMDEVAGLVEHPKAMLGNFDPAFLLLPRDVLLTSMEAHQKSFGVENDRGELLPHFLCVLNLEPTGLERVRAGWERVLKARLSDAMFFWNMDLNCSLELWAEKLEKVTFLKGLGSMADKCRRVEALCDFIAGQVEPSLKPVAATAARFAKADLVSEMVGEFAELQGIMGGIYAAQFGEEDAVCQAIAEQYLPAGPDTPVPASLAGAILALADRLDTLAGCFALGKIPTGAQDPFALRRAALGVCRICIEHSLRLPLGDLAAQALQCYTGQTWKRAPEEILQDLMEFLRERLRQMLMGQGADTLVVEAALGAGYDDLRSLKDRVDALQAFRQEADFGQAVLTFKRAANIIAKSGAVDATFDPALLQQNEEKALAQAIQDVAPRVEALWAADDYPALLALLRELRPAVDAFFDHVMVNVEDAALRANRLALLAALVGMLGRVADFGALQV, via the coding sequence ATGTCCTGTTTTGTGTTTGAAATCGGGTTCGAGGAGATGCCCTCGCGCTTCCTGCCAGGGATCGTGGAGCAACTGTCCCAGTATTTCCGGGCCGCCCTGGCTGAGGCCGAGCTGCCCCATGGCGAGCTGGTCTGCCATGCCACGCCGCGTCGCGTGGCCCTGCTGGTGCACGGCCTGGCCGAGGCCCAGCCCCTGCGCGAGGAAACCGTCATGGGACCGCCGGTAAAGGTGGCCCTGGATGGTGCCGGCGCGCCCACCAAGGCCGGCCTGGGCTTCGCCAAGTCCCAGCAGGTGGAGTTCGAGCAGTGCATGATCGTCTCCACGGACAAGGGCGATTATCTGGCCGTGCAGAAGACCGTGGGCGGCAAGGCCACCCTGGAGGCGCTGCCGGCCCTCTGCGCCACTGCCTTGGAATCCATCCATTTTCCCAAAAAAATGCGCTGGGGTTCCGCGGACTTCACCTTCGGCCGTCCGGTGCGCTGGCTGTTGGCCCTGCTGGATGGCGAGGTGGTGCCCTTCGAGGCCGCCGGGCTCGTCTCCGGTCGGCAGACCCGCGGCCACCGCGTGCACGGCATGGGCCCCTGGGACGTGCCCACGGCGGCGGACTATCTGCGGCTGCTGGAAGAGCAGGGCAAGGTGGTGCTGGAAGGCGAGCGGCGCAAGGCCATCGTGCGGCAGGAGGGCGATGCCCTGGCCGCCGCGGCAGATGGCCGCATCGTCTGGCGGGATCGGCTCATGGACGAGGTCGCCGGCCTGGTGGAGCACCCCAAGGCCATGCTGGGCAACTTCGACCCCGCCTTCCTCCTGCTCCCGCGTGACGTGCTCCTGACCAGCATGGAGGCGCACCAGAAGAGCTTCGGCGTGGAGAACGACCGCGGCGAACTGCTGCCGCATTTCCTGTGCGTGCTGAATCTGGAGCCCACCGGCTTGGAGCGGGTGCGCGCCGGCTGGGAGCGCGTGCTCAAGGCCCGCCTGTCCGACGCCATGTTCTTCTGGAACATGGACCTCAACTGTTCCCTGGAGCTGTGGGCCGAAAAGCTGGAAAAGGTGACCTTCCTCAAGGGGTTGGGCTCCATGGCCGACAAGTGCCGGCGTGTGGAGGCCCTGTGCGACTTCATCGCCGGGCAGGTGGAACCGTCCCTCAAGCCGGTGGCAGCCACGGCGGCCCGCTTTGCCAAGGCCGATCTGGTTTCGGAAATGGTGGGCGAGTTCGCGGAGTTGCAGGGCATCATGGGCGGGATTTACGCCGCACAGTTCGGTGAGGAAGACGCCGTGTGTCAGGCCATCGCCGAGCAGTATCTTCCCGCCGGGCCGGATACCCCCGTGCCCGCCAGCCTGGCTGGCGCCATCCTGGCCCTGGCCGATCGGCTGGACACCCTGGCCGGCTGCTTCGCCCTGGGCAAGATCCCCACCGGCGCGCAGGACCCCTTTGCCCTGCGCCGCGCTGCCCTGGGCGTGTGCCGCATCTGCATTGAACATTCCTTGCGGCTGCCCCTGGGCGACCTGGCCGCCCAGGCCCTGCAGTGCTACACCGGCCAGACCTGGAAGCGTGCGCCTGAAGAGATTCTTCAGGATTTGATGGAGTTTCTGCGCGAACGCCTCCGGCAGATGCTCATGGGGCAGGGCGCGGATACCCTGGTGGTGGAAGCCGCCCTGGGCGCGGGCTACGACGACCTGCGCAGCCTGAAGGATCGCGTGGATGCCCTGCAGGCCTTCCGCCAGGAAGCCGACTTTGGCCAGGCCGTGTTGACCTTCAAGCGCGCCGCCAACATTATCGCCAAGAGCGGTGCCGTGGATGCGACCTTCGATCCGGCCCTGCTGCAGCAGAATGAGGAAAAGGCCCTGGCCCAGGCCATCCAGGACGTGGCCCCGCGCGTTGAGGCGCTCTGGGCTGCCGACGATTATCCCGCGCTCCTGGCCCTGCTGCGCGAGCTGCGCCCCGCCGTGGACGCCTTCTTCGATCACGTGATGGTCAACGTGGAAGACGCCGCCCTGCGCGCCAATCGCCTGGCCCTGCTGGCCGCCCTGGTGGGCATGCTCGGCCGTGTGGCCGACTTCGGCGCGTTGCAGGTGTAA
- a CDS encoding SurA N-terminal domain-containing protein, translating to MAYRIAQWMVLILMLANSAAAQQVVDRIVAVVNGEMITLGEINAGVAQLQDKLPVQPTPQAQEAMLQQVRESLLQARINDILIRHEVERLKLNVDPADIESRIRAFREEHELTEEEFRSQLALMGKTRAQFMEETKRDILKTQLINYMVHRKVVVTDQEVDEFLASGGSPKPRTMPSASPSPAAAVNTSRVHLAVLMVNDEPTANRIYKDVTGGKLSFAAAAKQFSVGPAAEDGGDMGELALVDLGASLRKALEGLRPGDISKPFRLEASFALVHLLEQGTGPARSPSLPAASYDRQAVRAQLHKAKTETLFLEYLAKLKSKALIKINW from the coding sequence GTGGCATACCGCATCGCGCAATGGATGGTTCTCATACTCATGCTGGCCAACTCCGCCGCCGCGCAGCAGGTGGTGGACAGGATCGTGGCTGTGGTCAACGGAGAAATGATCACCCTGGGCGAAATCAATGCCGGCGTGGCCCAGCTGCAGGACAAGCTTCCCGTGCAGCCCACGCCCCAGGCCCAGGAGGCCATGTTGCAGCAGGTGCGCGAATCCCTGCTGCAGGCGCGCATCAACGATATCCTCATCCGGCATGAAGTCGAGCGGCTCAAGCTCAATGTGGACCCGGCGGACATCGAAAGCCGCATCCGCGCCTTTCGCGAAGAGCACGAATTGACGGAAGAGGAATTTCGCTCCCAGCTGGCCTTGATGGGCAAGACGCGAGCGCAGTTCATGGAGGAGACCAAGCGGGATATCCTCAAAACCCAACTCATCAATTACATGGTGCACCGCAAGGTGGTGGTCACGGATCAGGAGGTGGACGAGTTCCTCGCCTCCGGCGGCAGTCCCAAACCGCGGACCATGCCCTCGGCATCCCCTTCGCCTGCGGCGGCAGTGAATACTTCCCGGGTGCACCTCGCGGTCCTCATGGTCAATGACGAACCTACGGCCAACCGCATTTACAAGGATGTGACCGGCGGCAAACTCTCCTTCGCCGCCGCGGCCAAACAGTTTTCCGTGGGGCCTGCTGCCGAAGACGGCGGCGACATGGGCGAACTGGCCCTGGTGGATCTTGGGGCGTCCCTGCGCAAGGCCCTGGAGGGTCTGCGGCCGGGCGACATCTCCAAACCGTTCCGCCTGGAAGCCTCCTTTGCCCTGGTGCACCTGCTGGAGCAAGGCACCGGCCCTGCACGGAGCCCCTCGCTTCCCGCAGCGAGTTATGATAGACAAGCCGTCCGCGCACAACTGCACAAAGCCAAGACCGAGACGCTGTTTCTGGAATACCTGGCCAAGCTGAAAAGCAAGGCACTTATCAAAATTAACTGGTAG
- the recO gene encoding DNA repair protein RecO, with the protein MEYSDQALVLRVGRFKEADCWVKAYSPDHGVFTAFAFGGMKSRRRFCGCLDPLNLLTLRLKKEKGGRYVSLMETGLLAAPRRLRRDALRLGMMMNCLKFLEALAPGAEHAASAFALATQTMAAFEDRERLPAVFPALFRWRLTLDQGYRLALDACHGCGASLREGEESVRLSLRDGHVFCAQCGWTRDAAASHWLARPAWEVLCQAAEASPACWGLDAAGDQASSEALSAAARAADRYVVVHTGVHWDRFGYRRS; encoded by the coding sequence ATGGAGTACAGCGATCAGGCCCTCGTGCTGCGGGTGGGCCGGTTCAAGGAGGCCGACTGCTGGGTCAAGGCCTATTCTCCGGATCATGGCGTGTTCACTGCCTTTGCCTTTGGCGGCATGAAGAGCCGGCGGCGGTTCTGCGGCTGCCTGGACCCGCTGAATCTGCTCACGCTGCGACTCAAGAAGGAAAAGGGCGGCCGCTATGTGAGCCTCATGGAAACCGGCCTGCTTGCCGCGCCGCGGCGGCTGCGCCGCGATGCCCTGCGCCTGGGCATGATGATGAATTGTCTGAAATTTCTGGAAGCCTTGGCCCCGGGGGCCGAACACGCCGCCTCCGCCTTTGCCCTGGCCACACAGACCATGGCCGCCTTTGAAGATCGCGAGCGCCTGCCTGCCGTCTTCCCGGCCCTGTTTCGCTGGCGGCTGACCCTGGATCAGGGCTACCGCCTGGCGCTGGATGCCTGCCACGGCTGCGGCGCCTCCCTGCGCGAGGGGGAGGAAAGCGTCCGGCTTTCCCTGCGGGATGGGCACGTGTTCTGCGCGCAATGCGGCTGGACCCGGGACGCGGCGGCCAGCCACTGGCTTGCCCGGCCGGCCTGGGAGGTGCTTTGTCAGGCGGCCGAAGCCTCGCCGGCCTGCTGGGGACTGGATGCCGCGGGAGATCAGGCATCGTCGGAAGCACTTTCCGCCGCCGCCCGCGCTGCTGATCGGTATGTGGTCGTACATACTGGCGTGCACTGGGACCGCTTCGGCTACCGCCGGAGCTGA
- the glyQ gene encoding glycine--tRNA ligase subunit alpha: MHFQDVILTLQQFWTSRGCVLQQPFDVEVGAGTFNPATFLRSIGPEPWNVCHVEPSRRPADGRYGENPNRLQHYYQFQVILKPSPSNVLELYLESLAALGIRQEEHDLRFVEDDWESPTLGAWGLGWEVWCNGMEITQFTYFQQAGGIDCKPVCAEITYGLERICMYLQEKESVYDLSWNEHVRYGQIHHQNEVEMSRYNFEASNADMLRQLFDMFEAESKSLVEKQLPWPAYDYCLKCSHAFNMLQARGVISITERAGYIARVRALASGVARLYADQREAMGWPLLNA, encoded by the coding sequence ATGCATTTTCAGGACGTCATCCTCACCCTGCAGCAGTTCTGGACCTCGCGCGGATGCGTGCTGCAGCAGCCCTTTGATGTGGAAGTGGGTGCGGGCACCTTCAACCCGGCCACCTTCCTGCGTTCCATCGGGCCGGAACCGTGGAATGTCTGCCACGTGGAACCCTCCCGCCGGCCCGCAGACGGCCGCTACGGCGAGAACCCCAACCGGCTGCAGCACTATTATCAGTTCCAGGTCATCCTCAAGCCGTCGCCCTCCAACGTGCTGGAATTGTACCTGGAAAGCCTGGCCGCCCTGGGTATTCGTCAGGAAGAGCACGACCTGCGCTTTGTGGAAGACGACTGGGAATCCCCCACCCTGGGCGCCTGGGGCCTGGGCTGGGAAGTCTGGTGCAACGGCATGGAGATCACCCAGTTCACCTATTTTCAGCAGGCCGGCGGCATCGACTGCAAGCCCGTGTGCGCGGAAATCACCTACGGTCTGGAGCGCATCTGCATGTATCTCCAGGAAAAAGAATCCGTGTACGACCTGTCCTGGAACGAGCACGTCCGCTACGGTCAGATCCATCACCAGAACGAAGTGGAGATGAGCCGGTACAACTTCGAGGCCAGCAACGCGGACATGCTCCGCCAGCTGTTCGACATGTTCGAGGCGGAAAGCAAGTCCCTGGTGGAAAAGCAGTTGCCCTGGCCGGCGTATGATTATTGCCTCAAGTGCTCCCATGCGTTCAACATGCTCCAGGCCCGCGGCGTCATTTCCATCACCGAGCGCGCCGGGTACATCGCCCGCGTGCGGGCCCTGGCCTCGGGCGTGGCCAGACTGTATGCCGACCAGCGGGAAGCCATGGGCTGGCCCCTCCTCAACGCATAA
- a CDS encoding peroxiredoxin: MSCHPYEEENCYCDEGARIGAPVYPFSLDAYDPKEGFFATVSLDALKEQKKWCVLFFYPADFTFVCPTELADLATKHDALTRMGCEVISVSTDTKFAHLAWRQSETMLADVTFKMAADPTGEISRYFGVYDEETGLALRGTFIINPEGVLVSSEINFYNVGRNAEELVRKMEANIYLLDHPAEACPAKWVPGAKTLTPSEKLVGKVGEALK, translated from the coding sequence ATGAGCTGCCACCCCTACGAAGAAGAAAATTGCTATTGCGACGAAGGCGCCCGCATTGGCGCCCCCGTCTACCCGTTCAGCCTGGACGCCTACGATCCCAAGGAAGGCTTTTTCGCCACGGTCAGCCTGGACGCCCTGAAAGAACAGAAGAAGTGGTGCGTGCTGTTCTTCTACCCGGCGGACTTCACCTTCGTCTGCCCCACGGAACTGGCCGACCTGGCCACCAAGCACGACGCCCTGACCCGCATGGGCTGCGAGGTGATTTCCGTTTCCACGGACACCAAATTCGCGCATCTGGCCTGGCGGCAGTCCGAAACCATGCTCGCGGACGTGACCTTCAAGATGGCTGCTGATCCCACGGGCGAAATCTCCCGGTATTTCGGCGTCTACGATGAAGAAACCGGCCTGGCCCTGCGCGGCACCTTCATCATCAACCCCGAAGGCGTGCTGGTAAGCAGCGAGATCAACTTCTACAACGTCGGCCGCAATGCCGAGGAGCTGGTCCGCAAGATGGAAGCCAACATCTACTTGCTGGACCACCCCGCCGAGGCCTGCCCGGCCAAGTGGGTGCCCGGCGCCAAGACCCTCACCCCCTCCGAAAAGCTGGTGGGCAAGGTGGGCGAGGCCCTGAAATAG
- a CDS encoding helix-turn-helix domain-containing protein — protein MTYGDDYDSHAQEACGLTDFRDVGLALQRRRLELGLSIDDVMARTKLGRRTLEQLERGDLQELPHPVYIKGFIKAYIAVLNVGMDDLLPGLDGVLDSACPADPSPRKSSRGLPNVQPYSMPLPSAKRLKSIFFIILLLMLGVGGLIWYSVSEEEPAIDNTSLLPVEENASALSHVPAEVLEELPALAESAEEALRNQTAGGGAQNALPAPTLQPGAANATAAGNGSVGGGGVNGTSGTNGTSGTNGTNGANGTGPLAAVNATNALGELGSEKPSVELKSPAGTKQTLLVKAKEQCWVGLTLDLETAKDFYLYPNQFAVIRFEDTVTLRLGNAGGVNFVFNGKEFPTSYERGVVKTLTFPPGR, from the coding sequence ATGACATACGGCGACGATTACGACAGCCACGCCCAGGAAGCATGCGGGCTGACCGATTTCAGGGATGTCGGGCTCGCACTGCAGCGCCGTCGCCTGGAACTTGGCCTCTCCATTGACGACGTCATGGCGCGGACCAAACTCGGCAGGCGCACGCTTGAGCAGCTGGAACGGGGCGATTTGCAGGAACTGCCGCACCCGGTCTATATAAAAGGCTTTATCAAGGCCTATATTGCTGTGCTCAACGTGGGGATGGACGACCTGCTGCCCGGCCTGGATGGTGTGCTGGACTCTGCCTGCCCGGCGGATCCCTCGCCCCGGAAGTCGTCCCGGGGGCTGCCCAACGTGCAGCCGTACAGCATGCCCCTGCCCAGCGCCAAACGGCTCAAAAGCATTTTCTTCATCATCCTGCTGCTCATGCTGGGCGTGGGCGGCCTGATCTGGTACTCGGTATCCGAAGAGGAGCCGGCCATAGACAATACCTCGCTCCTGCCGGTGGAGGAGAACGCCTCGGCCCTGTCGCATGTGCCGGCGGAGGTGCTTGAGGAACTGCCGGCGCTGGCCGAGTCTGCCGAGGAAGCCCTGCGCAATCAGACCGCAGGAGGGGGGGCGCAGAACGCGCTGCCCGCGCCGACGCTGCAGCCGGGAGCAGCCAACGCCACGGCCGCCGGCAACGGGTCTGTCGGAGGTGGCGGGGTCAATGGGACCAGCGGGACCAACGGGACCAGCGGGACCAACGGGACCAACGGGGCCAACGGGACTGGCCCCCTGGCTGCGGTCAATGCCACCAATGCCCTGGGCGAGCTCGGGTCCGAAAAGCCGTCCGTGGAGCTCAAGTCTCCCGCCGGCACCAAGCAAACGCTGCTGGTCAAGGCCAAGGAGCAGTGCTGGGTGGGGCTGACGCTGGATCTGGAAACCGCCAAGGATTTTTATCTTTATCCCAACCAGTTCGCGGTCATCCGCTTTGAGGATACCGTCACCCTGCGTCTGGGCAATGCCGGTGGGGTGAACTTCGTCTTCAACGGCAAGGAGTTTCCCACCAGCTACGAGCGGGGAGTGGTCAAGACGCTCACCTTCCCGCCAGGGCGGTGA
- a CDS encoding class I SAM-dependent methyltransferase encodes MTMHQTTDLDALLAQLAEAYPVAFEAVTLDGLTLDVLQIADLSAYLDRMLQQAGTQPAQLPLFAKLWSGALMLGYVVKRMPLPPQARVLELGAGVGLCGMVAAARGLQTVLADAHPHALGFLQAGVLKNGLSATAQVLPLDASFDAMADRYELILAVEPDLDPESMRALAKRLVRRLAPTATAQCLLAFNYGRNVKKLMGILEKDFHIQQQVVGAKAGEALEDKRLVAIYRCTPRKIVS; translated from the coding sequence ATGACCATGCACCAGACCACAGACCTGGACGCGCTCCTCGCCCAGCTTGCCGAGGCGTACCCCGTGGCTTTCGAGGCCGTGACCCTGGACGGCCTGACCCTGGACGTGCTGCAGATTGCCGATCTTTCCGCCTATCTTGACCGCATGCTGCAGCAGGCCGGCACGCAGCCGGCGCAGTTGCCGCTGTTTGCCAAGCTCTGGTCCGGGGCGCTGATGCTGGGCTATGTGGTCAAGCGCATGCCCCTGCCGCCCCAGGCGCGCGTGCTGGAGCTGGGCGCGGGCGTGGGCTTGTGCGGCATGGTGGCCGCGGCCCGCGGCCTGCAGACCGTGCTGGCAGATGCGCACCCGCATGCCCTGGGCTTTTTGCAGGCCGGGGTGCTCAAAAACGGCCTGTCGGCAACGGCGCAGGTACTGCCCCTGGACGCCAGCTTTGACGCCATGGCCGACCGTTACGAGCTCATCCTGGCGGTGGAACCGGATCTGGACCCGGAATCCATGCGCGCCCTGGCCAAGCGGCTGGTGCGACGGCTGGCTCCCACGGCCACGGCGCAGTGTCTGCTGGCCTTCAATTATGGTCGCAACGTCAAGAAACTCATGGGTATCCTGGAAAAGGACTTCCACATCCAGCAGCAGGTGGTGGGCGCCAAGGCCGGCGAGGCCCTGGAGGACAAGCGTCTGGTGGCCATCTACCGCTGCACCCCGCGCAAAATTGTGAGCTAG
- a CDS encoding YcaO-like family protein: MTAASIRHITIGASPKGVSRDLDKAIPPAETVARVLGVLEDRAILQELRRIDVGRLGIPVYLSVCGEAARGVMPTRKQMGKGSSPEQAQASALMELVERYSFFSFWDNADALLVGRYSQALAGELPGQTPAHGSVLPVARVLQSVGEAMDEATALQLLDLIELQFATATDLATGQDVLAPLSWFRRLGEFNGTSAGNTPEESILQGLCELVERHVCCLVDRQRPTDLPTIDPASCTDPVLADLLARFAENGIVVLLKDFSMGLPVPTVGAAAWDPETFPQLSEVVFTAGTATSPAKAAVRALTEVAQLAGDFITGACYEASGLHKPTAWNELDWLQQGPRVPLASLPDIRDQDMGQELRALVQGLTAQGWQCLSVDLTLPELGLPAHYNIVPGMAFRERDRHASLGMFIGRQLAEDAPADDAREGLALLEQAYPGAHFVSFFQGLFHLREGEYLAAAACFEEAEPLQPDDEARALAAFYQGYVWSLLEDWAGSEPCLNRALALTDEVKEYFNLRGVARFKQGQFEAAAGDFEAALRLDKGSAIDLANLGLCKKNMGLTEEACELLRAAVALDAGLDFAAQTLLQLEDGKDSVE, from the coding sequence ATGACTGCTGCTTCCATCCGACACATCACCATTGGCGCGTCTCCCAAGGGCGTCTCCCGCGATCTGGACAAGGCCATACCGCCGGCCGAAACCGTGGCGCGGGTGCTCGGCGTGCTGGAAGATCGGGCCATCCTGCAGGAGCTCAGGCGCATCGACGTGGGCCGGCTGGGCATCCCCGTGTACCTGAGCGTCTGCGGCGAGGCTGCCCGGGGCGTCATGCCCACCAGAAAGCAGATGGGCAAGGGATCCTCGCCGGAGCAGGCCCAGGCCTCGGCCCTCATGGAGCTGGTGGAGCGTTACAGCTTCTTCAGCTTCTGGGACAATGCCGACGCCCTGCTTGTCGGGCGCTACAGCCAGGCCCTGGCCGGCGAGCTGCCCGGACAGACGCCGGCGCATGGCAGCGTGCTCCCCGTGGCGCGGGTGCTGCAAAGCGTGGGCGAGGCCATGGACGAAGCCACGGCCCTGCAGCTGCTGGATCTCATCGAACTACAGTTCGCCACGGCCACGGATCTGGCCACAGGGCAGGACGTGCTGGCACCCCTGTCCTGGTTCCGGCGGCTGGGCGAGTTCAACGGCACCTCCGCCGGCAACACGCCCGAGGAATCCATCCTCCAGGGCCTGTGCGAGCTGGTGGAGCGGCACGTCTGCTGCCTGGTGGATCGCCAGCGGCCCACGGATCTGCCCACCATCGACCCGGCCTCCTGCACGGACCCCGTATTGGCGGACTTGCTGGCCAGGTTCGCGGAGAATGGCATTGTGGTGCTGCTGAAGGATTTTTCCATGGGCCTGCCCGTGCCCACGGTGGGGGCGGCGGCCTGGGATCCTGAGACGTTTCCGCAGCTTTCGGAAGTGGTCTTCACCGCCGGCACGGCCACCTCTCCGGCCAAGGCGGCGGTGCGCGCCCTGACGGAAGTGGCGCAGCTGGCCGGGGATTTCATCACCGGCGCATGCTACGAGGCCTCCGGCCTGCACAAGCCCACTGCCTGGAACGAGCTGGACTGGCTGCAGCAGGGCCCCAGGGTGCCCCTGGCCAGCCTGCCGGACATCCGGGATCAGGACATGGGCCAGGAACTGCGCGCCCTGGTGCAGGGCCTGACGGCCCAGGGCTGGCAGTGTCTGAGTGTGGATCTGACCCTGCCCGAGCTGGGCTTGCCGGCGCATTACAACATCGTGCCGGGGATGGCCTTTCGGGAGCGTGACCGCCATGCCAGCCTGGGAATGTTCATCGGCCGCCAACTTGCAGAGGATGCCCCGGCCGACGACGCCCGCGAGGGGCTGGCCCTGCTGGAGCAGGCCTATCCCGGCGCGCACTTTGTCTCGTTCTTCCAGGGGTTGTTCCACCTGCGGGAAGGGGAGTATCTGGCCGCGGCGGCCTGCTTTGAGGAGGCCGAGCCCCTGCAGCCGGACGATGAGGCCCGCGCCCTGGCAGCGTTCTATCAGGGCTATGTCTGGTCTCTGCTGGAGGACTGGGCCGGCTCCGAGCCCTGCCTCAACCGCGCCCTGGCCCTGACTGACGAGGTGAAGGAGTACTTCAACCTGCGCGGTGTGGCGCGATTCAAGCAGGGACAGTTCGAGGCTGCAGCCGGCGATTTCGAGGCCGCCCTGCGGCTGGACAAGGGCTCGGCCATCGACTTGGCCAACCTTGGATTATGTAAGAAAAATATGGGGTTGACGGAGGAGGCCTGCGAGCTGCTGCGCGCCGCCGTAGCCTTGGATGCCGGACTGGATTTCGCCGCCCAAACCCTGCTGCAGTTGGAGGACGGAAAGGATTCTGTGGAATAA
- a CDS encoding TusE/DsrC/DsvC family sulfur relay protein encodes MATVEFAGKSFEVDEDGFLQRFEDWSPEWVDYVKESEGIKELTEDHQKVIDFLQDYYKKNGIAPMVRILSKVTGFKLKQIYELFPSGPGKGACKMAGLPKPTGCV; translated from the coding sequence ATGGCAACTGTCGAATTTGCCGGCAAGTCTTTTGAAGTGGATGAAGACGGTTTCTTGCAGCGCTTTGAAGACTGGAGCCCCGAGTGGGTTGACTACGTGAAGGAGTCCGAAGGCATCAAGGAACTCACCGAAGACCACCAGAAGGTCATCGACTTCCTGCAGGACTACTACAAGAAGAACGGCATCGCTCCCATGGTGCGTATCCTCTCCAAGGTCACCGGCTTCAAGCTGAAGCAGATCTACGAACTGTTCCCCTCCGGCCCCGGCAAGGGCGCCTGCAAAATGGCTGGCCTGCCCAAGCCCACCGGCTGCGTCTAG